CAGGGATATCTGTATATCCCTTTTCATCAGTTTGGAGAGACCACTAACTTATTTATTTCAAACttctataaataaaaaaaaaaaattcttgatactaaaaatgtaataaactttgaaaactttttcatttttatctatttGAAAGACTCTTACTTTATTTTagaataaattaaagaaaagtgGAGCCtcatatttaaatataatacaATTTTGCATTAAAGGACAGTGCTGGTCATTGGCCCTCCTAGAAGTTAACTGTTGGTCTTACTAGAGAATACATTagcacagttttgtttttggaagATCTTTTCCACTGATGAGTGTATATCAGCAGCTGTATGGCACAGCTGCAGCCTACAGAGTGCAGTGTGTGTTCACAATTTAGTCAGGCTGCTGTCTTCAGTATTGCTGTGGTCACTGATGTTCATTTAGAAAGTCCAAAGTCTGTTATTTGCAGGGTTGTAATCTCACAGCTTGGTGTTCTTGTCACTGTCCTTCACATCGCTGTTGCCATTTTCATTGAACTCAAAAGCATTATTTTCCAGACCAGATTCCTTTTGCTTTGCTGGTTCGATGTGATCATCTTCCAAAGATGAAGCCTCACTATCTCCATCTGCTACTCTGTTGCCAAAGTGCCTTTTGTATGCCTGATAGGCTAAAAGAGGAAAAGCACAGATTCAGAAACACTAAACAGTTTGAATTTAATCAGGTTTTAGCTGACAtgataaaaaatttttttggacattgaaaaaaaaaaaaaccagacactcatttttacaatattaaGGTACGGTCACAGCAAAATTTCTATTCATTTTACTGAGGAGGGGGACATGATGTATTTGCTTGTAAACAGATCCAACCTCATACTAAGTGAGTTAAAGAAGTTACAGGAAATAGCATTGGCAGGCTTGCAAGAGCTAGCTATCATCTATGACTAGCGCTATAGCGTTTCACACTGTGTAAAGTATACAGACTCTTATCACATATTTTACGGTCATATTTTACTGTGAACCTTGACCATTGTCCTTGAATGCACGGCAGCCAAGTAGCATCCCTCCTTCACTGCCACTTGGAATCTTCTTGTTCTTGCAGTTATGTAAACACCTGTACTGATTGCAGTTTCAGTGGGAAATGGCTGACACTATAACAGTAGAGTAACAAGTGCGAGCCTCTGTGACTTGAAACTGATTGcaaatttagacaaatttgTATTGGGGACCTTCTGCTGGGATGTTTAGTCATGAGTTGTCTGATGACATGGAGCAGATATAGATAAATTAGTTATTATTaactatctgtgtgtgtgtctggtatCCTCTTACCTCCCACACACAGGACTGCCACGACTAGCTGGAAGATGCTGTAGATGAGGGGGAATGCAAACATGATTTCCAGCTCTTCTGGACTGAAGGAGAGCTGGACAATGGTACTGCACAGCTGGGAGTTCTGGAAGCCCGTCTCCAGTGCAATGGTTCGACATCTGAGCAGGGAAAGGCATGACaaatgctcagaaaaaaaaaaacaaaacaactcagAAGTGAGTAAAATTGGTGATTGTTTACACATATTTATTTACACAGTTTTATGATTTAACAGCATGAAAACCAGTACaaggaaatgcatttttttctttggtgtGCATGATGATATGCAAGCATAACTACAATGTTGTCATCCTACCTATACCAGGGTTGTCCCACAAAGCGGGCCAGAAGGAACCCCAGGCCAAACCCAATAAAGGGGTAGATGGTACCAATTATCCATAAGGAGGGAGCGATGTTCCAGGAGGACTGGTAGAGGACTCCTCCAACCACAGCTATGGCGATAATAAGAAGAAAGCCAAGGATGGACCCCACCTGTGCACAGCAGATACTTTTACTAAACACACACCAGGAGTGTCCACTGGTTAAGTCATGCAAAGTGTGAATGTCACAGAAGCTCTCTTCATaagattcagaaaaaaaaacttagaggATTCCTACCTTGAGGATTTTTTTGGCGTAGATGGGCCACCTGCGCTTCACTAACATTCCAAAACCAATTGGGATGAGAAGGGCTGCTAGTGTGATACCTAGAGGTACAAAGATTCCATTTAAGCATTATAATGATTCATATTCAACCACTGCAATGCTTTTTggacaaacatacaaaatatttttacaatataatGTAACAATGGaggctattaaaaaaaaaaactattcactAAACGAATACAAATTTAGAATAGGTGTTCCCAAGAGGCacatacagcaaaaaaatatccaccatacatacaaacatgataatgaaattGCCTGAGACTGTTAGTCTGAAATTAAATTTCTCATCCCCTGTGAGATCTTTACTTACCAATACTGTCATATGGAATCTGGATGGTGTCACTGGATGTCCAGGTAGAGGTGTAAATGAGCAGGCACAGAGGCATCATCCCCAAGGCCAGGATAGAAGAACAGGCTGTCATACTGATACTGAGGAGCAGAGAATGTGGACAGTGTGTCAGTCAAACAATcctctcagttttttttttcaagcattaAATATCCTctagaaaggaaaggaaataaagaagtGATATGTGTTAAGTCTACTGTATCCCATGGGAGATTTTGTTTGGCTTCAAGTGctcataaagacaaaaaaggggGCCTGTGCAGATCTTGAGAATGATGTCTTCTCCGGTGGACGCACATATTTATACATACAGGAAGCCATTTAACAAATATTTCATCTGAGTTGCTGAGAGGGGACACAAATATTATCTTAATTCTAAAACGTGCAGGGGTCATCTGTGATTCCTAATTATGAAATGCAGAAATTAGTTTTGGTAGTGCACAGTGTctaaatatacacaaataaaaacctaGATAtcacattttgcatctatttcacACTCATACACAATACACAAAGCCTATTTACACAGAGAGTAGatcatcaaaaaaagaaaaagcatgcAGCGTGTCAGGTGTGCAGACTTTTGAAATTGCTTGAGAGATTTCAGACATCAAACCACAGTGAGCCAGTCTAGTTTCTTACCTGAGGTCCATGTCTCCAT
This DNA window, taken from Amphiprion ocellaris isolate individual 3 ecotype Okinawa chromosome 11, ASM2253959v1, whole genome shotgun sequence, encodes the following:
- the slc10a2 gene encoding ileal sodium/bile acid cotransporter isoform X1; its protein translation is MSSLDPLCCDSRGIKSSELDSPSHCHHHPLGYRKGRNWSSLVESTASSVETLPATNFSIPLSTMSMLKAIAMVPPSCDAHATVCSGKDCLVPPSNFNAILSEVLAVVLTVMLAMVMFSMGCNVDADKLWGHIKRPWGIVIGFLCQFGIMPFTAFALSLAFGVLPVQAIVIIIMGCCPGGTGSNIICYWLDGDMDLSISMTACSSILALGMMPLCLLIYTSTWTSSDTIQIPYDSIGITLAALLIPIGFGMLVKRRWPIYAKKILKVGSILGFLLIIAIAVVGGVLYQSSWNIAPSLWIIGTIYPFIGFGLGFLLARFVGQPWYRCRTIALETGFQNSQLCSTIVQLSFSPEELEIMFAFPLIYSIFQLVVAVLCVGAYQAYKRHFGNRVADGDSEASSLEDDHIEPAKQKESGLENNAFEFNENGNSDVKDSDKNTKL